The genomic stretch CCCACCGACATTCATTCGCTTTTTCAGCGTCGGTCTCGCTGATAATAGCTGTCCCATCTTCTGTCCTCCCTGCTGGATATTTGCACacggcatgccaccttcttaatttgctctcaaccaccctaaattgccggtgttgcctcagactccacatagtaatagcagtcttcacatgcagcttgctatcaaattttgttcccgcATTAATCCGATATGGGTGTTCTTCAACCCAGTACATGGTACTGTGTTCATTACCAACTTCCGGTGCCAAACAAGGACCACTCGGCAGTCTGCGAAAATATTTCAACCCAGTGTGAACGTAttctggaagtggttgttcaccttgcacgacgggtttatacactacctcctcatcactagagtcagcaccggaatcatcacttaaaatatCATCAGACGATGATGACGACAATTCCGGATCATCAAGGTCTCCTCGTACAACATGAACATCAGCATGCTCTTGTACATTCTCTTGAGTATTCAAtccaacatcagcaacatctGCAACATCTGTTTGCTCATTCATACCGCAATCAATGCTCATAGATTCAAACCTCGTAGATGATCCAACACCATGATCAACAATTGGTGTGATGAAGGTATTTCCAAcagacgaatactcaacaaataattcaatatgccgagtagaatttagagccgcattgaacataaaaaacacactttcaTCACTGTCAACCCCAGCACATACGTAACTCGTACCGGTACCCAAGAAACAATGCCTCCAAGATATTTCGatgaagtgttggtttgaatctattcttatcttaGCACATATCATTGCAATTAATTCAGATAATGAAACACATGAATCCAATACGATGGAAGCTCTCGCACGAGGAGGATCATAGCAAATGCCCACTTAAGGAAGTTGATatattctaccaccccaatataaactcacgaaTACTTGCTTGATTTcagcaaaaatatatatacaaaccaacaacaattaaagacaatttttttcaaaaaaccctaatttagtaagtttacaataaatttatcaaaaaccctaataatatgcaaataaacaacaaataagggagcaatgttgaaagattgaaggaaacttaccgaaATATGAAGGGAATCGCCACGAAATCGCCAAGTTttgtcttcctctctttctctcgcggATTCTGTCTATTCTGCCTGGGGCACTGATTTAAGCAAGTttgagacgcatgagcctcatgcgtctctccctaagacgcatgacgctcatgcgtcgtccgtgaaattttaaaaatataaaaggcgcatgagggagatgcgtctctttctaagacgcatgaccctcatgcgtcgttaaaaaaacgaaaaaaaaagagagacgcatgaccctcatgatgaaagacgcataatcgtcatgcgtctccttttaatgagacgcatgagggtcatgcgtctctcccaaatctgGAACAAAAAAAGTCCAGTCAAACGAGGAATGATAACTCtattctagaacaaaaatagaaaaaaccctgccaagaaggttttttttttttaatctccttttcttttttctgaAGCAGAGAAGCTATGTTTCTGAAAACTGCGACGAATGCGAAGATTGGATTGAAGTTTTTGTGCGTAGGGAAAAGGTTCCTGTCAGTTTTAGGCAGAGAAAGTGTGCGAGATTTGGCTTCCAAAGATGGAGAGCTGAGGGTTTTCATCGTCGCTGGGGAGGTTTCTGGCGACATTATCGCGTCTCGTTTCATGAATTCTTTAAGAAAGCTCTCCCCTTTTCCTGTCCGTTTCACCGGCGTCGGAGGGTAAGAAATTACTCTGTTTTGCTTCactcaaataaatttaaagctGATTTGATTAAAATATGTGAATACCTTTAGGTTGATGATGTCGCGGCAAGGGTTAAATACCTTGTTTCCTATGGAGGATATTTCTGTCATGGGCATTTGGGAATTATTGCCGCATCTTACCAAGTTTAGGGTAATTCTAACTTTGAAATTTCCAATGCCTTTTACTTTTACTTAGTAGTATTCACTTATCTTTAATTCCAGCTCAGGCTAAACCAGACGGTTGAATCGGCGCTAACTTTTCAGCCACATGTTGTGCTCACAGTTGACTCCAAGGGCTTTTCCTTCCGCTTTCTCAAGCATTTGCGAGGTGCTTTTGCTATAATTGCCCTTTGCTTTTTTCAAAGGATGCCTTATGTAAATAGAAATGTGTAGGAACATGGGAAAAATGCTTTTTGCAGCTAGATATGGTCCACAGGGACTTGCTACTCCTCAACACTTTCACTATGTAGCTCCATCATTTTGGGCGTGGAGAGGAGGTGAATCTAGACTTAAGGGACTTGTGGGGTTTGTCGATCATTTTTTCTGTATCCTTCCATTTGAGGCACAAATCTGTAGATCGTATGGACTCCATGCTACATTTGTCGGCCATCCAGCATTAGAAGATGTTTTCGACCTCAAGGTGAACTCTCTTGTATGATGCTCAACCGTTGATGGCCATTAATGACCATTGATGCTCGTTTTCTTCCCTGTTCCATTTTAACTAAATAAGAACCGATGCCTCATTTCCGAGTCTGACTGATGGCCTCACGGTGCTCTAATTCAGAAGAAAAGGATTGTTTACTTCAAATTTGTAGGTTTTTCCTGTCTCTTTTTGTTCTAGTTAAATGTTTTTCTTCGCAGAATAACAAATGCGTGGACAGGGAGTGGAAGGTTCAAGGTGATGGTGAGGAATTTAGGAAGAAATATGGGGTGCCCTCAGGTACATTAAGTAATTTAATCTCTAGGTATTATATCTACATTGGTTGGTTGTATTCTTTTGTTTAAAGAATGTATTAATAGTTAGCTTTATAGATTGTTAGTTGTTAGACCTCACTAGCTGCCATTTCTCATGTTATAATGTCAAAACTAGTATTACATCAGGTAGGAAAGCAGTAGTCAATCTTGAAGTGAGTTGATCTGtgtaaaaaatgataaaaacatAGGGGAGTGGCAGTGGTTATGTGCTCATTAAGCTGCAAACTGATCATTTACTTTCTTTTATTAAGGATCAAAAATCATTTCTGTGCTGCCCGGAAGCCGATTGCAAGAGGTCACCCGCATGCTTCCAATATATGCACGCACTCTGGAACTAATCAAAGATTCCTTCTCGGAGCTGACAGTAGTAATCCATGTGGCACCTAATAAGCATGTGCAAGACTATATAAGTGACACTGTTCACAAGTGGCCTGTACCTGTTGTATTGGTTCCAGGTGGATCGACATGCACGAAGTACAATGCATACAGTGTAAGGGTTCACAGTATTCTCTCTGCATGCTCGATAATGAAAGGTCCCTTCTTCATGTCAAGAAGACCTGATTGATTAAGCATGATTGTAAATTCATTTGTGGTGGCGACACTTTTCAGTATATGTttgtattaataatttaatagtcCAATGAACTCTACAAATTTTGTTTGTCCGATATAGTTTCGCCATTTAATAGACCAATGAACTCTACAAATTCTGTTTGTCCAATATAGTTTCGCCATTTATTTGCTCGCTGCTGACGTAGCTTCAGAACTGATTTTCTGAATATGCTTTCCTTATTGCACTTTGCTAGCTGTACATCTCGCCCCCTAGTATATCATACATATAGTAATGGATTCACTCTGAATACTTGCAACTGACTTCAAAAATTGCGCAGGCAAGTCAAATAGCACTATGCACGTCTGGGACCGTGGCAGTGGAAATGCAGCTTGCTCGTTTACCTTGTGTTGTTGCATATCGAGCACATATCCTGACTGAATGGTTCATACGATACAAAGCTAAAATACCTTACATCTCACTTCCAAATATTGTCCTAGATTCACCTATAATCCCTGAAACTCTTTTTGAAGCGTGCACTCCTCCACAGTTAGCACCGGTGCTCCTGTAAGTCCCACTTCCTCTAATTTTACTCGTTTTCATGCTTTCATCCTTTTTCTTGTTAGGGTGTGTTctatttgacggaaaagtatgGAATACATATATTTTCACTCTTTTAACATGATAGATAGGTATACCCAGGTAGGATGATAAAATTTCTCAGGGACTCCCTTTTCCCTCATTCactcttcttttctcttttacaTAATCTGAAAATTTCAAGAAAGATGGGCAGAGTACCTCTAGATTGATCTTACAACTGAGCAAAACCTAAACACAAAGGGGAAATTTCGATATTTTGTGTGAAGTGAGTAGTGCTTAAAGAGTTGTTATAACGCAGGGAGTTGATGCACGATGAGAGCCTTCGCCAGCAACAGATTACTGCTGCCAATAAGTTTCTGAGTTTGCTGGATCCTCGACAAAAAGTAGATGCCGACTCGATACGTAATCCGTCTTTTGAGTACTCACCAAGTGCAGTGGCTGCATCAGCAGTATTAAGTTCTATGATGGGCACTTCAGTGTAGAGATTATTTTCTTAACAGTGATATGTCTGAATAATTCCCTTCTGAGTTTCTTACATgatgtgattgttttgcttaCTATGAAAATTCTGGGGAAAATATTCACTTCACTTCTGGTAAGATGTAGTACTCCAGAACACAATCTTCAATATTTTGCTATTAAAATTTTCCAATTTTGTTGGCAAACTACTAGCTCAAAGTTTAAAATCTCAGCCTAGTAAGATGTAGTACTCCAGAACACTTTCTCCAATCGCCCTCCTTGATTTCTCAAAGCCTCTTCATGCTCACTTCGTGTAGAAAATCGTTTTGCACTAAAACATAGAGATGAAGGATCTCATGAAAATGGATTAAGATGCATTAAGGGAACTTTGGTGTCAACTCCATGGTGTGTTGTTGGGCAGGGCAGGATGGGGTTAAGACTCGAGAGTCATAGTGTCTAAATCTCTGTTGCTTCTGGCAACAAACTTATTCATCAAAATACAGTCTTGCTCCAATGAAGTAGGGGTCTAGAAGTATAAGTAATTTTGTTCACAAGCAGAATACAAAATAATTTCTAGCTCAGAAGGTAGAATGTCGAATctttattagtaaaaaaaagGTGACGAGACAACGAAGGAT from Salvia splendens isolate huo1 chromosome 4, SspV2, whole genome shotgun sequence encodes the following:
- the LOC121798863 gene encoding probable lipid-A-disaccharide synthase, mitochondrial, which produces MFLKTATNAKIGLKFLCVGKRFLSVLGRESVRDLASKDGELRVFIVAGEVSGDIIASRFMNSLRKLSPFPVRFTGVGGLMMSRQGLNTLFPMEDISVMGIWELLPHLTKFRLRLNQTVESALTFQPHVVLTVDSKGFSFRFLKHLRARYGPQGLATPQHFHYVAPSFWAWRGGESRLKGLVGFVDHFFCILPFEAQICRSYGLHATFVGHPALEDVFDLKNNKCVDREWKVQGDGEEFRKKYGVPSGSKIISVLPGSRLQEVTRMLPIYARTLELIKDSFSELTVVIHVAPNKHVQDYISDTVHKWPVPVVLVPGGSTCTKYNAYSASQIALCTSGTVAVEMQLARLPCVVAYRAHILTEWFIRYKAKIPYISLPNIVLDSPIIPETLFEACTPPQLAPVLLELMHDESLRQQQITAANKFLSLLDPRQKVDADSIRNPSFEYSPSAVAASAVLSSMMGTSV